In Peromyscus eremicus chromosome 2, PerEre_H2_v1, whole genome shotgun sequence, a single genomic region encodes these proteins:
- the Hes2 gene encoding transcription factor HES-2 — translation MRLPGRVGDAAELRKSLKPLLEKRRRARINQSLSQLKGLVLPLLGAETSRYSKLEKADILEMTVRFLQEQPASPYSTAVSGPLDSYLEGYRACLARLARVLPACSILEPAVRARLLEHLQQRTVSGGPPSQTPTPAPAPAPSPQVPPPGSPGLWRPW, via the exons ATGAGACTGCCTGGAAGAGTAGGGGACGCGGCGGAGCTGCGCAAG AGCTTGAAGCCGCTGCTGGAGAAGCGCCGGCGCGCACGGATCAACCAGAGCCTGAGCCAGCTTAAGGGGCTGGTATTGCCGTTGCTGGGTGCGGAG ACTTCCCGTTATTCGAAGCTGGAGAAGGCGGACATCCTGGAAATGACCGTGCGCTTCCTGCAGGAGCAACCTGCATCCCCTTACTCCACTGCAGTGTCGG GGCCCTTGGATAGCTACCTCGAGGGTTACCGAGCCTGTCTGGCGCGCCTGGCCCGCGTGCTGCCCGCCTGCAGCATCCTGGAGCCGGCTGTGCGGGCGCGCCTGCTGGAGCACCTGCAGCAGAGGACTGTCAGTGGTGGCCCGCCCTCACAGACGCCAACACCCGCCCCTGCTCCAGCTCCCTCTCCGCAGGTGCCTCCTCCCGGCAGCCCTGGCCTATGGCGGCCCTGGTAG